In Vitis vinifera cultivar Pinot Noir 40024 chromosome 17, ASM3070453v1, one genomic interval encodes:
- the LOC100251251 gene encoding probable ubiquitin-like-specific protease 2A isoform X1 → MVKKKPRNSNAPIDLASADSESYLDYSKHRSCWRHMVAHLQAQNKRMTKHEIEEIKEIFEFTTPCFSNTFPRHERSKRRINCKNIIIRKEKKKLDTAAFEWYFRNLWKSFSDDKKSSFGYLDCLWFSFYLKTSSREKVLNWIKKKRIFSRKYVFVPIVCWNHWSLLILCHFGESLESKIRAPCMLLLDSLQMANPKRLEPNIRKFVFDIYKEEGRPESKQLISKIPLLVPKVPQQRNGEECGNFVLYFINLFMDGAPENFSVSEGYPYFMKKNWFGPEALEHFFRKLDSIPKPDL, encoded by the exons ATGGTGAAGAAGAAACCCCGAAATTCAAATGCTCCAATCGATCTCGCCTCTGCAGACTCTG AAAGCTATTTAGATTATTCAAAACATCGCTCATGTTGGCGACACATGGTGGCACATCTACAAGCTCAGAACAAGAGGATGACTAAACATGAGATTGAAGAGATAAAGGAGATCTTTGAATTTACTACGCCATGTTTTTCAAATACCTTCCCTCGCCATGAACGATCAAAGAGGCGCATAAATTGCAAGAACATAATCATCcgtaaagaaaagaagaagctTGACACCGCTGCATTTGAATGGTACTTCAG GAACTTATGGAAGAGCTTCTCTGATGATAAAAAGAGTTCATTTGGCTACCTTGATTGTTTATGGTTTTCATTCTACCTGAAAACATCTTCTAGAGAAAAAGTGTTGAATTGgataaaaaagaagagaattttTTCAAGGAAATATGTTTTTGTTCCCATTGTTTGTTG GAATCACTGGAGCCTCCTGATCTTGTGCCATTTTGGTGAGAGTTTGGAGTCAAAAATTAGGGCGCCATGCATGTTATTGCTGGATTCACTTCAAATGGCAAACCCAAAGCGCCTTGAGCCAAATATACGGAA ATTTGTATTTGACATTTATAAAGAAGAAGGCAGGCCAGAGAGCAAACAgttgatttctaaaattcccttGTTGGTGCCCAAG GTGCCACAGCAGAGGAATGGTGAGGAATGTGGCAATTTTGTTCTGTACTTCATCAATTTGTTTATGGATGGTGCTCCAGAAAATTTTAGTGTTTCCGAGGGCTACCCTTATTTT ATGAAGAAGAACTGGTTTGGTCCTGAAGCCTTGGAACATTTCTTCAGGAAACTCGATTCCATTCCAAAGCCTGATCTGTGA
- the LOC100256409 gene encoding uncharacterized protein LOC100256409 isoform X3: MAREFGSSFQSEDSISERMKPAVSRVAQLMVSIPDKAPLGAPTSLSSHFFFKQIAIQLLAGVEEKSMKLHDEAASLDKNGMDGTFLFVGETFARICRRGSIDVLLGEVIPRILAHIRSCLQSNTDLIDADVFETNPGFLFWSKMMEAIKDPYAVERMSEQILHYLATEQASDTEAYWTLWMLFHQIFYRQKSVRSMFIDKFLLWKVFPLCCLRWILQFAVLECPPGANSLTKGHNTRGLIDTVQHLVTVWSKQEFVQSAPIEQQTYITAAVGISLEKMSKEELDATKEVMHSILRGVSCRLESPDHLVRRMASSVALVFSKVVDPKNPLHLDDSCSGETIDWEFGLVTPDKGIQVASSSTEKGIKEIENSTASVAGKELDSAVDGGAGNNLKDRDKKLSKFRLVDPDEIIDPAMLNDESTSGGSDDDNASDNSESSNDSSLQPYDLSDDDTDLKKKITQVVDVVGALRKSDDADGVERALDVAENLVRASPDELRHLTGDLVRTLVQVRCSDLTIEGEEESAEEKRQKALVALLVTCPFESLDALHKLLYSPNVDVSQRILILDIMTDAAQELADTRTMKPKRQPGALISTISETQPWFLPSSIGPPGAGSWKEMSGTGSLLNLSYSYERELPPKPNQVKRGKTRRWSLRLKNMPESQTEWSQNKFPLYAAAFMLPAMQGFDKRRHGVDLLARDFIVLGKLIYMLGVCMKCASMHPEASALASPLLDMLSSREVCYHKEAYVRRSVLFAASCVLMALHPSYVASALVEGNPELSKGLEWVRTWALNVADTDTDKDCYTMAMTCLQLHAEMALQASRALETSESTFKTKSIGLSSNMLKGEIKIPHPSVQY, translated from the exons ATGGCTAGAGAATTTGGCAGTTCTTTTCAATCGGAAGATTCTATTAGTGAAAGAATGAAGCCAGCTGTATCTAGGGTGGCACAGCTCATGGTGTCTATACCTGACAAAGCGCCATTAGGAGCCCCAACTTCACTTTCATCACA TTTCTTCTTCAAGCAGATTGCCATTCAACTTCTTGCTGGAGTTGAAGAAAAGAGTATGAAACTACATGATGAAGCAGCTAGCTTGGATAAAAATGGCATGGATGGTACCTTCCTATTTGTTGGAGAAACATTTGCTCGCATTTGTCGGCGTGGGTCTATAG ATGTGCTATTAGGAGAGGTCATCCCACGGATTCTCGCACATATAAGGAGCTGCTTGCAGTCAAATACTGATTTAATTGATGCAGATGTATTTGAGACAAATCCTGGTTTTCTATTTTGGTCAAAGATGATGGAAGCAATTAAAGATCCATATGCTGTGGAAAGAATGTCTGAACAGATTCTGCATTATCTGGCAACTGAACAAGCAAGTGATACTGAAGCTTACTGGACTCTGTGGATGTTgtttcatcaaattttttatcGTCAAAAGTCAGTGAG gTCTATGTTTATTGACAAATTTTTACTCTGGAAAGTATTTCCTCTTTGTTGCTTGAGATGGATCCTTCAATTTGCCGTTCTTGAATGCCCACCTGGAGCCAATTCACTAACAAAGGGCCACAATACCCGTGGTCTTATAGACACAGTGCAACACTTGGTAACAGTATGGTCCAAACAGGAATTTGTGCAGTCAGCCCCAATAGAGCAGCAAACTT ATATAACCGCAGCTGTAGGGATTTCTCTAGAGAAGATGTCAAAAGAAGAACTAGATGCAACGAAGGAAGTGATGCATTCAATCCTTCGAGGAGTTAGCT GTAGGCTGGAGAGCCCTGACCATCTGGTTCGGAGAATGGCTAGCAGTGTCGCATTAGTATTTTCTAAAGTGGTTGACCCAAAAAATCCTTTGCACCTTGATGATAGCTGCAGTGGGGAGACTATTGACTGGGAGTTTGGATTAGTTACCCCAGATAAAGGGATTCAAGTTGCCTCATCTTCCACGGAAAAGGgtataaaagaaatagaaaattctaCTGCTTCAGTTGCAGGAAAGGAATTGGACTCTGCAGTTGACGGTGGAGCGGGCAATAATTTGAAGGATAGAGACAAGAAATTATCTAAATTTAGGTTAGTTGATCCAGATGAGATTATTGATCCAGCAATGTTAAATGATGAATCCACTTCTGGTGGCAGTGATGATGATAATGCAAGTGACAATTCTGAAAGCTCAAATGACTCATCTTTACAGCCATATGACTTGTCAGATGATGACAcggatttgaaaaaaaaaatcacgcAGGTGGTTGATGTTGTTGGAGCATTACGGAAATCTGACGATGCAGATGGT GTTGAAAGGGCTCTTGATGTTGCCGAAAATCTTGTTCGTGCCTCGCCAGATGAGCTTCGGCATTTGACAGGCGACCTTGTCAGAACACTTGTACAGGTTCGTTGTTCTGATTTGACCATAGAAGGGGAGGAAGAATCGGCTGAAGAAAAGAGGCAAAAAGCACTGGTTGCTTTGCTCGTCACTTGTCCATTCGAGTCTCTTGATGCTCtccataaattattatattcacCCAATGTGGATGTCAGTCAACGCATACTTATACTTGACATCATGACAGATGCTGCACAGGAACTCGCTGATACTAGAACCATGAAACCGAAACGTCAGCCTGGAGCCCTCATATCAACCATTTCGGAGACTCAACCATGGTTCCTGCCCTCTAGCATAGGGCCTCCCGGAGCTGGTTCATGGAAAGAGATGTCAGGAACAGGATCTTTGTTGAATTTATCATATAGCTATGAGAGGGAACTTCCCCCAAAACCCAATCAGGTAAAAAGAGGAAAGACTCGCCGATGGAGCCTCAGATTGAAAAATATGCCAGAAAGCCAGACAGAATGGTCTCAGAACAAGTTTCCTTTGTATGCAGCAGCATTTATGCTTCCAGCCATGCAGGGGTTTGATAAGAGAAGGCATGGTGTTGACTTGCTTGCTAGGGACTTTATTGTCCTGGGAAAACTGATATATATGCTTGGTGTATGTATGAAATGTGCAAGTATGCATCCCGAAGCGTCGGCTTTGGCTTCACCACTTCTGGATATGCTAAGCTCCAG GGAGGTATGCTATCACAAAGAAGCTTATGTCAGGAGATCTGTCCTTTTTGCAGCTTCATGCGTGTTGATGGCACTTCATCCCTCTTATGTAGCATCTGCCTTGGTGGAAGGAAATCCTGAGCTTTCTAAAGGGCTTGAATGGGTTCGCACATGGGCTCTTAATGTAGCTGATACAGATACTGATAAAGACTGCTATACT ATGGCTATGACATGTCTCCAACTCCATGCGGAGATGGCTCTCCAAGCTTCCCGAGCACTAGAGACATCAGAAAGCACATTCAAGACAAAGAGCATCGGTCTGTCTTCTAATATGTTGAAGGGGGAAATTAAAATTCCCCACCCAAGTGTACAATACTAA
- the LOC100256409 gene encoding uncharacterized protein LOC100256409 isoform X2, translating to MENGPKRRRRELEPTVLHKVGDVISAINEAKHVDQLICALHSLAVRLFPLDSSAFSGSIDEQYRDQVLRTEVPSSDERSDWWWVFYQGTAFPTLARVLLYEVASNWLACFPISAQKHVYDVFFVEGLATEVVQTLVPCLQHNARDSLRVNTVCLNAERLLVLCLFENDGILQMAREFGSSFQSEDSISERMKPAVSRVAQLMVSIPDKAPLGAPTSLSSHFFFKQIAIQLLAGVEEKSMKLHDEAASLDKNGMDGTFLFVGETFARICRRGSIDVLLGEVIPRILAHIRSCLQSNTDLIDADVFETNPGFLFWSKMMEAIKDPYAVERMSEQILHYLATEQASDTEAYWTLWMLFHQIFYRQKSVRLESPDHLVRRMASSVALVFSKVVDPKNPLHLDDSCSGETIDWEFGLVTPDKGIQVASSSTEKGIKEIENSTASVAGKELDSAVDGGAGNNLKDRDKKLSKFRLVDPDEIIDPAMLNDESTSGGSDDDNASDNSESSNDSSLQPYDLSDDDTDLKKKITQVVDVVGALRKSDDADGVERALDVAENLVRASPDELRHLTGDLVRTLVQVRCSDLTIEGEEESAEEKRQKALVALLVTCPFESLDALHKLLYSPNVDVSQRILILDIMTDAAQELADTRTMKPKRQPGALISTISETQPWFLPSSIGPPGAGSWKEMSGTGSLLNLSYSYERELPPKPNQVKRGKTRRWSLRLKNMPESQTEWSQNKFPLYAAAFMLPAMQGFDKRRHGVDLLARDFIVLGKLIYMLGVCMKCASMHPEASALASPLLDMLSSREVCYHKEAYVRRSVLFAASCVLMALHPSYVASALVEGNPELSKGLEWVRTWALNVADTDTDKDCYTMAMTCLQLHAEMALQASRALETSESTFKTKSIGLSSNMLKGEIKIPHPSVQY from the exons ATGGAGAACGGACCAAAGAGGCGCAGAAGGGAACTGGAGCCCACAGTTCTTCACAAGGTGGGAGATGTAATCTCCGCCATTAACGAAGCCAAACACGTCGACCAACTCATTTGTGCTCTTCACTCCCTTGCTGTCCGCCTTTTCCCTCTCGACTCATCTGCTTTCTCAG GTAGCATCGATGAGCAGTACAGAGATCAA GTCCTTAGGACTGAGGTCCCTTCTTCAGATGAGAGGAGTGATTGGTGGTGGGTGTTCTACCAAGGAACTGCATTTCCAACTTTGGCGAGGGTTTTGTTGTATG AGGTTGCTTCCAACTGGCTAGCTTGTTTTCCTATTTCTGCACAAAAACATGTCTATGATGTTTTCTTTGTCGAAGGACTTGCCACTGAGGTTGTTCAGACTCTAGTGCCTTGTCTACAGCATAATGCACGGGATAGTCTTCGCGTCAACACTGTATGCTTAAATGCTGAAAG ATTACTTGTCCTTTGCTTGTTTGAAAATGATGGAATACTCCAGATGGCTAGAGAATTTGGCAGTTCTTTTCAATCGGAAGATTCTATTAGTGAAAGAATGAAGCCAGCTGTATCTAGGGTGGCACAGCTCATGGTGTCTATACCTGACAAAGCGCCATTAGGAGCCCCAACTTCACTTTCATCACA TTTCTTCTTCAAGCAGATTGCCATTCAACTTCTTGCTGGAGTTGAAGAAAAGAGTATGAAACTACATGATGAAGCAGCTAGCTTGGATAAAAATGGCATGGATGGTACCTTCCTATTTGTTGGAGAAACATTTGCTCGCATTTGTCGGCGTGGGTCTATAG ATGTGCTATTAGGAGAGGTCATCCCACGGATTCTCGCACATATAAGGAGCTGCTTGCAGTCAAATACTGATTTAATTGATGCAGATGTATTTGAGACAAATCCTGGTTTTCTATTTTGGTCAAAGATGATGGAAGCAATTAAAGATCCATATGCTGTGGAAAGAATGTCTGAACAGATTCTGCATTATCTGGCAACTGAACAAGCAAGTGATACTGAAGCTTACTGGACTCTGTGGATGTTgtttcatcaaattttttatcGTCAAAAGTCAGTGAG GCTGGAGAGCCCTGACCATCTGGTTCGGAGAATGGCTAGCAGTGTCGCATTAGTATTTTCTAAAGTGGTTGACCCAAAAAATCCTTTGCACCTTGATGATAGCTGCAGTGGGGAGACTATTGACTGGGAGTTTGGATTAGTTACCCCAGATAAAGGGATTCAAGTTGCCTCATCTTCCACGGAAAAGGgtataaaagaaatagaaaattctaCTGCTTCAGTTGCAGGAAAGGAATTGGACTCTGCAGTTGACGGTGGAGCGGGCAATAATTTGAAGGATAGAGACAAGAAATTATCTAAATTTAGGTTAGTTGATCCAGATGAGATTATTGATCCAGCAATGTTAAATGATGAATCCACTTCTGGTGGCAGTGATGATGATAATGCAAGTGACAATTCTGAAAGCTCAAATGACTCATCTTTACAGCCATATGACTTGTCAGATGATGACAcggatttgaaaaaaaaaatcacgcAGGTGGTTGATGTTGTTGGAGCATTACGGAAATCTGACGATGCAGATGGT GTTGAAAGGGCTCTTGATGTTGCCGAAAATCTTGTTCGTGCCTCGCCAGATGAGCTTCGGCATTTGACAGGCGACCTTGTCAGAACACTTGTACAGGTTCGTTGTTCTGATTTGACCATAGAAGGGGAGGAAGAATCGGCTGAAGAAAAGAGGCAAAAAGCACTGGTTGCTTTGCTCGTCACTTGTCCATTCGAGTCTCTTGATGCTCtccataaattattatattcacCCAATGTGGATGTCAGTCAACGCATACTTATACTTGACATCATGACAGATGCTGCACAGGAACTCGCTGATACTAGAACCATGAAACCGAAACGTCAGCCTGGAGCCCTCATATCAACCATTTCGGAGACTCAACCATGGTTCCTGCCCTCTAGCATAGGGCCTCCCGGAGCTGGTTCATGGAAAGAGATGTCAGGAACAGGATCTTTGTTGAATTTATCATATAGCTATGAGAGGGAACTTCCCCCAAAACCCAATCAGGTAAAAAGAGGAAAGACTCGCCGATGGAGCCTCAGATTGAAAAATATGCCAGAAAGCCAGACAGAATGGTCTCAGAACAAGTTTCCTTTGTATGCAGCAGCATTTATGCTTCCAGCCATGCAGGGGTTTGATAAGAGAAGGCATGGTGTTGACTTGCTTGCTAGGGACTTTATTGTCCTGGGAAAACTGATATATATGCTTGGTGTATGTATGAAATGTGCAAGTATGCATCCCGAAGCGTCGGCTTTGGCTTCACCACTTCTGGATATGCTAAGCTCCAG GGAGGTATGCTATCACAAAGAAGCTTATGTCAGGAGATCTGTCCTTTTTGCAGCTTCATGCGTGTTGATGGCACTTCATCCCTCTTATGTAGCATCTGCCTTGGTGGAAGGAAATCCTGAGCTTTCTAAAGGGCTTGAATGGGTTCGCACATGGGCTCTTAATGTAGCTGATACAGATACTGATAAAGACTGCTATACT ATGGCTATGACATGTCTCCAACTCCATGCGGAGATGGCTCTCCAAGCTTCCCGAGCACTAGAGACATCAGAAAGCACATTCAAGACAAAGAGCATCGGTCTGTCTTCTAATATGTTGAAGGGGGAAATTAAAATTCCCCACCCAAGTGTACAATACTAA
- the LOC100256409 gene encoding uncharacterized protein LOC100256409 isoform X1 — protein MENGPKRRRRELEPTVLHKVGDVISAINEAKHVDQLICALHSLAVRLFPLDSSAFSGSIDEQYRDQVLRTEVPSSDERSDWWWVFYQGTAFPTLARVLLYEVASNWLACFPISAQKHVYDVFFVEGLATEVVQTLVPCLQHNARDSLRVNTVCLNAERLLVLCLFENDGILQMAREFGSSFQSEDSISERMKPAVSRVAQLMVSIPDKAPLGAPTSLSSHFFFKQIAIQLLAGVEEKSMKLHDEAASLDKNGMDGTFLFVGETFARICRRGSIDVLLGEVIPRILAHIRSCLQSNTDLIDADVFETNPGFLFWSKMMEAIKDPYAVERMSEQILHYLATEQASDTEAYWTLWMLFHQIFYRQKSVRSMFIDKFLLWKVFPLCCLRWILQFAVLECPPGANSLTKGHNTRGLIDTVQHLVTVWSKQEFVQSAPIEQQTYITAAVGISLEKMSKEELDATKEVMHSILRGVSCRLESPDHLVRRMASSVALVFSKVVDPKNPLHLDDSCSGETIDWEFGLVTPDKGIQVASSSTEKGIKEIENSTASVAGKELDSAVDGGAGNNLKDRDKKLSKFRLVDPDEIIDPAMLNDESTSGGSDDDNASDNSESSNDSSLQPYDLSDDDTDLKKKITQVVDVVGALRKSDDADGVERALDVAENLVRASPDELRHLTGDLVRTLVQVRCSDLTIEGEEESAEEKRQKALVALLVTCPFESLDALHKLLYSPNVDVSQRILILDIMTDAAQELADTRTMKPKRQPGALISTISETQPWFLPSSIGPPGAGSWKEMSGTGSLLNLSYSYERELPPKPNQVKRGKTRRWSLRLKNMPESQTEWSQNKFPLYAAAFMLPAMQGFDKRRHGVDLLARDFIVLGKLIYMLGVCMKCASMHPEASALASPLLDMLSSREVCYHKEAYVRRSVLFAASCVLMALHPSYVASALVEGNPELSKGLEWVRTWALNVADTDTDKDCYTMAMTCLQLHAEMALQASRALETSESTFKTKSIGLSSNMLKGEIKIPHPSVQY, from the exons ATGGAGAACGGACCAAAGAGGCGCAGAAGGGAACTGGAGCCCACAGTTCTTCACAAGGTGGGAGATGTAATCTCCGCCATTAACGAAGCCAAACACGTCGACCAACTCATTTGTGCTCTTCACTCCCTTGCTGTCCGCCTTTTCCCTCTCGACTCATCTGCTTTCTCAG GTAGCATCGATGAGCAGTACAGAGATCAA GTCCTTAGGACTGAGGTCCCTTCTTCAGATGAGAGGAGTGATTGGTGGTGGGTGTTCTACCAAGGAACTGCATTTCCAACTTTGGCGAGGGTTTTGTTGTATG AGGTTGCTTCCAACTGGCTAGCTTGTTTTCCTATTTCTGCACAAAAACATGTCTATGATGTTTTCTTTGTCGAAGGACTTGCCACTGAGGTTGTTCAGACTCTAGTGCCTTGTCTACAGCATAATGCACGGGATAGTCTTCGCGTCAACACTGTATGCTTAAATGCTGAAAG ATTACTTGTCCTTTGCTTGTTTGAAAATGATGGAATACTCCAGATGGCTAGAGAATTTGGCAGTTCTTTTCAATCGGAAGATTCTATTAGTGAAAGAATGAAGCCAGCTGTATCTAGGGTGGCACAGCTCATGGTGTCTATACCTGACAAAGCGCCATTAGGAGCCCCAACTTCACTTTCATCACA TTTCTTCTTCAAGCAGATTGCCATTCAACTTCTTGCTGGAGTTGAAGAAAAGAGTATGAAACTACATGATGAAGCAGCTAGCTTGGATAAAAATGGCATGGATGGTACCTTCCTATTTGTTGGAGAAACATTTGCTCGCATTTGTCGGCGTGGGTCTATAG ATGTGCTATTAGGAGAGGTCATCCCACGGATTCTCGCACATATAAGGAGCTGCTTGCAGTCAAATACTGATTTAATTGATGCAGATGTATTTGAGACAAATCCTGGTTTTCTATTTTGGTCAAAGATGATGGAAGCAATTAAAGATCCATATGCTGTGGAAAGAATGTCTGAACAGATTCTGCATTATCTGGCAACTGAACAAGCAAGTGATACTGAAGCTTACTGGACTCTGTGGATGTTgtttcatcaaattttttatcGTCAAAAGTCAGTGAG gTCTATGTTTATTGACAAATTTTTACTCTGGAAAGTATTTCCTCTTTGTTGCTTGAGATGGATCCTTCAATTTGCCGTTCTTGAATGCCCACCTGGAGCCAATTCACTAACAAAGGGCCACAATACCCGTGGTCTTATAGACACAGTGCAACACTTGGTAACAGTATGGTCCAAACAGGAATTTGTGCAGTCAGCCCCAATAGAGCAGCAAACTT ATATAACCGCAGCTGTAGGGATTTCTCTAGAGAAGATGTCAAAAGAAGAACTAGATGCAACGAAGGAAGTGATGCATTCAATCCTTCGAGGAGTTAGCT GTAGGCTGGAGAGCCCTGACCATCTGGTTCGGAGAATGGCTAGCAGTGTCGCATTAGTATTTTCTAAAGTGGTTGACCCAAAAAATCCTTTGCACCTTGATGATAGCTGCAGTGGGGAGACTATTGACTGGGAGTTTGGATTAGTTACCCCAGATAAAGGGATTCAAGTTGCCTCATCTTCCACGGAAAAGGgtataaaagaaatagaaaattctaCTGCTTCAGTTGCAGGAAAGGAATTGGACTCTGCAGTTGACGGTGGAGCGGGCAATAATTTGAAGGATAGAGACAAGAAATTATCTAAATTTAGGTTAGTTGATCCAGATGAGATTATTGATCCAGCAATGTTAAATGATGAATCCACTTCTGGTGGCAGTGATGATGATAATGCAAGTGACAATTCTGAAAGCTCAAATGACTCATCTTTACAGCCATATGACTTGTCAGATGATGACAcggatttgaaaaaaaaaatcacgcAGGTGGTTGATGTTGTTGGAGCATTACGGAAATCTGACGATGCAGATGGT GTTGAAAGGGCTCTTGATGTTGCCGAAAATCTTGTTCGTGCCTCGCCAGATGAGCTTCGGCATTTGACAGGCGACCTTGTCAGAACACTTGTACAGGTTCGTTGTTCTGATTTGACCATAGAAGGGGAGGAAGAATCGGCTGAAGAAAAGAGGCAAAAAGCACTGGTTGCTTTGCTCGTCACTTGTCCATTCGAGTCTCTTGATGCTCtccataaattattatattcacCCAATGTGGATGTCAGTCAACGCATACTTATACTTGACATCATGACAGATGCTGCACAGGAACTCGCTGATACTAGAACCATGAAACCGAAACGTCAGCCTGGAGCCCTCATATCAACCATTTCGGAGACTCAACCATGGTTCCTGCCCTCTAGCATAGGGCCTCCCGGAGCTGGTTCATGGAAAGAGATGTCAGGAACAGGATCTTTGTTGAATTTATCATATAGCTATGAGAGGGAACTTCCCCCAAAACCCAATCAGGTAAAAAGAGGAAAGACTCGCCGATGGAGCCTCAGATTGAAAAATATGCCAGAAAGCCAGACAGAATGGTCTCAGAACAAGTTTCCTTTGTATGCAGCAGCATTTATGCTTCCAGCCATGCAGGGGTTTGATAAGAGAAGGCATGGTGTTGACTTGCTTGCTAGGGACTTTATTGTCCTGGGAAAACTGATATATATGCTTGGTGTATGTATGAAATGTGCAAGTATGCATCCCGAAGCGTCGGCTTTGGCTTCACCACTTCTGGATATGCTAAGCTCCAG GGAGGTATGCTATCACAAAGAAGCTTATGTCAGGAGATCTGTCCTTTTTGCAGCTTCATGCGTGTTGATGGCACTTCATCCCTCTTATGTAGCATCTGCCTTGGTGGAAGGAAATCCTGAGCTTTCTAAAGGGCTTGAATGGGTTCGCACATGGGCTCTTAATGTAGCTGATACAGATACTGATAAAGACTGCTATACT ATGGCTATGACATGTCTCCAACTCCATGCGGAGATGGCTCTCCAAGCTTCCCGAGCACTAGAGACATCAGAAAGCACATTCAAGACAAAGAGCATCGGTCTGTCTTCTAATATGTTGAAGGGGGAAATTAAAATTCCCCACCCAAGTGTACAATACTAA
- the LOC100251251 gene encoding probable ubiquitin-like-specific protease 2A isoform X3: MVAHLQAQNKRMTKHEIEEIKEIFEFTTPCFSNTFPRHERSKRRINCKNIIIRKEKKKLDTAAFEWYFRNLWKSFSDDKKSSFGYLDCLWFSFYLKTSSREKVLNWIKKKRIFSRKYVFVPIVCWNHWSLLILCHFGESLESKIRAPCMLLLDSLQMANPKRLEPNIRKFVFDIYKEEGRPESKQLISKIPLLVPKVPQQRNGEECGNFVLYFINLFMDGAPENFSVSEGYPYFMKKNWFGPEALEHFFRKLDSIPKPDL, encoded by the exons ATGGTGGCACATCTACAAGCTCAGAACAAGAGGATGACTAAACATGAGATTGAAGAGATAAAGGAGATCTTTGAATTTACTACGCCATGTTTTTCAAATACCTTCCCTCGCCATGAACGATCAAAGAGGCGCATAAATTGCAAGAACATAATCATCcgtaaagaaaagaagaagctTGACACCGCTGCATTTGAATGGTACTTCAG GAACTTATGGAAGAGCTTCTCTGATGATAAAAAGAGTTCATTTGGCTACCTTGATTGTTTATGGTTTTCATTCTACCTGAAAACATCTTCTAGAGAAAAAGTGTTGAATTGgataaaaaagaagagaattttTTCAAGGAAATATGTTTTTGTTCCCATTGTTTGTTG GAATCACTGGAGCCTCCTGATCTTGTGCCATTTTGGTGAGAGTTTGGAGTCAAAAATTAGGGCGCCATGCATGTTATTGCTGGATTCACTTCAAATGGCAAACCCAAAGCGCCTTGAGCCAAATATACGGAA ATTTGTATTTGACATTTATAAAGAAGAAGGCAGGCCAGAGAGCAAACAgttgatttctaaaattcccttGTTGGTGCCCAAG GTGCCACAGCAGAGGAATGGTGAGGAATGTGGCAATTTTGTTCTGTACTTCATCAATTTGTTTATGGATGGTGCTCCAGAAAATTTTAGTGTTTCCGAGGGCTACCCTTATTTT ATGAAGAAGAACTGGTTTGGTCCTGAAGCCTTGGAACATTTCTTCAGGAAACTCGATTCCATTCCAAAGCCTGATCTGTGA
- the LOC100251251 gene encoding probable ubiquitin-like-specific protease 2A isoform X2, translated as MVKKKPRNSNAPIDLASADSDYSKHRSCWRHMVAHLQAQNKRMTKHEIEEIKEIFEFTTPCFSNTFPRHERSKRRINCKNIIIRKEKKKLDTAAFEWYFRNLWKSFSDDKKSSFGYLDCLWFSFYLKTSSREKVLNWIKKKRIFSRKYVFVPIVCWNHWSLLILCHFGESLESKIRAPCMLLLDSLQMANPKRLEPNIRKFVFDIYKEEGRPESKQLISKIPLLVPKVPQQRNGEECGNFVLYFINLFMDGAPENFSVSEGYPYFMKKNWFGPEALEHFFRKLDSIPKPDL; from the exons ATGGTGAAGAAGAAACCCCGAAATTCAAATGCTCCAATCGATCTCGCCTCTGCAGACTCTG ATTATTCAAAACATCGCTCATGTTGGCGACACATGGTGGCACATCTACAAGCTCAGAACAAGAGGATGACTAAACATGAGATTGAAGAGATAAAGGAGATCTTTGAATTTACTACGCCATGTTTTTCAAATACCTTCCCTCGCCATGAACGATCAAAGAGGCGCATAAATTGCAAGAACATAATCATCcgtaaagaaaagaagaagctTGACACCGCTGCATTTGAATGGTACTTCAG GAACTTATGGAAGAGCTTCTCTGATGATAAAAAGAGTTCATTTGGCTACCTTGATTGTTTATGGTTTTCATTCTACCTGAAAACATCTTCTAGAGAAAAAGTGTTGAATTGgataaaaaagaagagaattttTTCAAGGAAATATGTTTTTGTTCCCATTGTTTGTTG GAATCACTGGAGCCTCCTGATCTTGTGCCATTTTGGTGAGAGTTTGGAGTCAAAAATTAGGGCGCCATGCATGTTATTGCTGGATTCACTTCAAATGGCAAACCCAAAGCGCCTTGAGCCAAATATACGGAA ATTTGTATTTGACATTTATAAAGAAGAAGGCAGGCCAGAGAGCAAACAgttgatttctaaaattcccttGTTGGTGCCCAAG GTGCCACAGCAGAGGAATGGTGAGGAATGTGGCAATTTTGTTCTGTACTTCATCAATTTGTTTATGGATGGTGCTCCAGAAAATTTTAGTGTTTCCGAGGGCTACCCTTATTTT ATGAAGAAGAACTGGTTTGGTCCTGAAGCCTTGGAACATTTCTTCAGGAAACTCGATTCCATTCCAAAGCCTGATCTGTGA